One cyanobiont of Ornithocercus magnificus DNA segment encodes these proteins:
- a CDS encoding 3-methyladenine DNA glycosylase has product MPTQSFFPGFFCRPAEVVAPELIGCLLVKRLPSNHLLWGVIVETEAYSQSEPACHGYRRRSTRNATLFGPPGYFYVYVSYGIHHCINIVTGQIGQASGVLLRSVALPGEPERVASGPGLLARRFCVDRSYDGKSVMGENNLWLAYQPITSRNPMLVTTTRIGISRGQDLPWRWYLQSSRSVSRRARGDSMPKSFVAWAPVTTTSL; this is encoded by the coding sequence ATGCCAACGCAGAGTTTCTTTCCAGGCTTCTTTTGTCGCCCAGCAGAAGTAGTGGCACCAGAACTCATAGGTTGTTTGCTTGTTAAGCGGTTGCCAAGCAATCACCTTCTCTGGGGCGTCATTGTAGAGACAGAGGCTTACTCGCAATCTGAGCCGGCTTGCCATGGCTACAGGCGACGCTCAACGCGAAACGCCACTTTGTTTGGCCCGCCTGGTTATTTCTATGTCTATGTGAGTTATGGCATCCACCACTGCATTAATATTGTAACTGGCCAGATTGGTCAAGCAAGTGGCGTGCTGCTGCGATCTGTAGCTCTTCCTGGAGAACCAGAGCGAGTTGCGTCTGGCCCAGGTCTCCTCGCTCGTAGGTTTTGTGTCGATCGTTCTTATGATGGTAAGTCTGTTATGGGGGAAAATAATTTATGGCTAGCATACCAGCCGATTACGTCTCGTAACCCTATGCTCGTGACAACAACTCGTATTGGCATAAGCCGTGGTCAGGATCTGCCGTGGCGCTGGTATCTGCAATCTAGTCGCAGTGTCAGTCGCCGTGCTCGAGGAGACAGTATGCCTAAAAGCTTTGTGGCCTGGGCACCGGTAACTACTACGTCTTTATGA
- a CDS encoding creatininase: MVAELDLAEAESVKEIQLAFRSWPEVENYLTRSKGIILPIGSTEQHGPTGAIGTDALTAETVALEVGRRTGVLVTPVQCFGMAEHHLGFAGTMSLQPATLMLVLHDLVISLASHGFERIYVVNGHGGNIATAKAAFAQAYGTARTRKLTVAPQLRCKLSNWFMVTPVMRRTWELYGNREGSHATPSEIAMTLHIEPSLLKLQRSLPEPSPAGPIHGPEDFRARYPDGRMGSHPSLARPEHGAELIGTAATALSEDLRKFLTAP, from the coding sequence GTGGTAGCTGAACTAGATCTAGCAGAAGCTGAGAGTGTCAAAGAGATACAACTCGCGTTTCGCAGCTGGCCCGAGGTAGAAAATTACCTAACTCGCTCTAAAGGTATCATACTGCCCATCGGCTCAACTGAGCAACACGGACCTACTGGTGCAATAGGCACAGATGCCCTTACGGCAGAAACGGTTGCTTTGGAGGTTGGACGGCGTACAGGAGTTCTGGTAACTCCTGTACAGTGCTTTGGTATGGCTGAGCACCATCTTGGGTTTGCAGGCACGATGAGCTTACAGCCTGCTACCCTAATGTTGGTTTTGCACGACTTAGTAATTTCTCTAGCTAGCCATGGCTTTGAACGCATCTACGTGGTTAATGGCCATGGCGGCAATATTGCCACAGCTAAAGCTGCCTTTGCACAAGCCTATGGTACAGCACGTACTCGTAAGCTCACTGTGGCCCCGCAGCTACGATGTAAGTTGAGCAACTGGTTCATGGTGACTCCAGTGATGCGTCGGACTTGGGAGCTCTACGGCAATCGTGAAGGCAGCCATGCCACTCCTAGTGAAATTGCCATGACATTGCACATCGAGCCTAGCCTACTCAAACTACAGCGTTCCTTACCAGAACCATCTCCAGCAGGACCAATTCACGGCCCTGAAGACTTCCGTGCTCGCTATCCAGATGGACGCATGGGTTCTCATCCCTCGCTAGCCCGGCCAGAGCATGGTGCAGAGTTAATTGGTACTGCTGCTACTGCTCTGAGTGAGGATCTACGCAAATTTCTTACTGCCCCATAG
- a CDS encoding sulfate adenylyltransferase yields MIADRNVSTQHTGMIEAYGGALVDLMAPAEQQQQLRSSASKTIECSDRNACDVELLIVGGFSPERGFMCKADYETVVSSYRTASGRLFGLPIVMDTNREDIVIGDRLLLTYRGQDLAILHVEDFWEPDKVIEAKSCYKTTALEHPAVRMIAMERGRFYIGGAIEGLELPRRIFPCLTPAQTRAMLPASTDVVAFQCRNPIHRAHYELLTRALQAPNVGSNAVVLVHPTCGPTQQDDISAAVRHQTYERLAAELSNPRILWAYLPYSMHMAGPREALQHMIIRRNYGCSHFIIGRDMAGCKSSLSGEDFYGPYDAQKFASSCAPELMMKTIPSLNLVYTDEEGYVTAEHAKARGLHVKKLSGTQFRKLLRSGEDIPEWFAFRSVVEVLRAAT; encoded by the coding sequence ATGATTGCCGACCGAAATGTTTCTACCCAGCACACTGGCATGATAGAAGCTTATGGTGGTGCTCTAGTAGACTTAATGGCACCTGCTGAACAGCAGCAGCAGCTGCGCTCTTCCGCCAGCAAAACGATTGAGTGCTCCGACCGCAATGCCTGTGATGTTGAACTCCTAATAGTTGGAGGATTCTCTCCTGAGCGCGGCTTCATGTGCAAAGCCGACTATGAGACTGTGGTCAGCAGCTACCGTACTGCCTCGGGACGCCTATTCGGCTTACCGATTGTGATGGATACCAATCGCGAAGATATTGTTATTGGTGATAGATTGCTTTTAACATATCGTGGTCAAGATTTGGCAATCCTCCACGTTGAAGATTTCTGGGAACCTGACAAAGTCATAGAGGCCAAGAGTTGCTACAAAACAACTGCTCTTGAGCACCCAGCTGTGCGTATGATTGCCATGGAGCGTGGTCGCTTTTACATAGGCGGAGCCATAGAAGGTCTTGAGCTTCCGCGCCGGATCTTTCCATGCTTAACCCCAGCTCAGACTCGTGCCATGCTTCCCGCCAGCACGGATGTGGTCGCGTTCCAGTGCCGTAACCCGATCCATAGAGCCCACTATGAACTGCTTACACGTGCTCTTCAAGCCCCCAATGTGGGTAGTAACGCTGTGGTCCTAGTGCATCCAACTTGTGGACCAACCCAGCAGGATGATATCTCTGCCGCAGTGCGCCATCAAACTTATGAGCGACTAGCAGCAGAGTTGAGCAATCCACGCATTCTCTGGGCATATCTGCCATACTCGATGCACATGGCTGGGCCGCGAGAAGCTTTACAACACATGATCATCCGACGCAACTATGGATGTAGTCATTTCATAATTGGCCGCGATATGGCCGGTTGCAAGTCTTCTCTCAGCGGCGAGGACTTTTATGGTCCGTATGATGCTCAGAAATTTGCCAGCAGCTGCGCACCAGAGCTGATGATGAAGACTATCCCCTCTTTAAACCTCGTCTACACAGATGAAGAGGGGTATGTGACTGCTGAGCATGCCAAAGCCCGAGGGCTGCACGTAAAGAAACTAAGCGGTACTCAATTCCGTAAACTGCTGCGTAGTGGCGAAGACATCCCTGAATGGTTTGCCTTCCGCAGCGTGGTTGAGGTGTTACGTGCAGCAACCTGA
- a CDS encoding putative protein family PM-1, whose product MSQSKREQVVSHLRYIRQELREMHQGVMEDGLLPEAGEVRGVMAQMEALLDLLEGKSGRKAKVETDGD is encoded by the coding sequence ATGTCTCAATCCAAGCGTGAGCAAGTAGTTAGCCACCTGCGTTACATTCGCCAGGAACTGCGTGAGATGCATCAAGGTGTGATGGAGGATGGTCTGCTTCCTGAGGCAGGTGAAGTGCGTGGTGTAATGGCTCAGATGGAAGCGCTGCTGGACCTTCTCGAGGGTAAATCAGGCCGCAAGGCTAAAGTGGAAACTGACGGAGACTGA
- a CDS encoding chorismate synthase yields MGSSFGDLFRISTFGESHGGGIGVVVEGCPPRLKLDLDSIQSELDRRRPGQSHITTQRQEKDQIEILSGMEGDCTLGTPIAMLVRNKDQKPEDYSTLTSIFRPSHADATYYAKYGISASTGGGRASARETIGRVAAGAIAKQLLQQVANTEVLAWVQQIHTLDAVVDSSCVTRENIEASIVRCPDTTIAEEMVKRIEDIGREGDSCGGVIECVVRRPPIGLGMPVFDKLEADLAKGVMSLPATKGFEIGSGFGGSRLRGSQHNDAFIPSPDGQLLTVTNHSGGIQGGISNSQPITLRVAFKPTATISQKQKTINSEGKATILAAKGRHDPCVLPRAVPMVEAMVALVLADHLLRHQGQCSLW; encoded by the coding sequence ATGGGTAGTAGCTTTGGAGATCTATTCCGCATCAGTACCTTTGGAGAGTCTCATGGTGGTGGTATTGGCGTAGTTGTAGAAGGTTGCCCTCCTAGGCTCAAGCTTGACCTTGACTCAATCCAGAGTGAGTTGGATCGTCGTCGCCCTGGTCAAAGCCATATCACTACACAACGGCAGGAAAAAGACCAGATAGAAATCTTGAGTGGTATGGAAGGAGATTGTACACTTGGGACACCTATTGCTATGTTGGTCCGGAACAAAGACCAGAAACCTGAAGACTATTCTACACTCACATCTATTTTTCGACCATCACATGCCGATGCTACTTACTATGCCAAGTATGGTATTAGTGCAAGTACTGGTGGTGGCAGAGCTTCAGCAAGAGAAACTATCGGTCGTGTAGCAGCAGGTGCAATCGCTAAGCAGCTATTGCAGCAGGTAGCCAACACAGAGGTGCTTGCTTGGGTACAACAGATTCACACTCTTGATGCTGTTGTTGATAGCAGCTGTGTCACAAGAGAGAATATTGAGGCAAGTATAGTGCGTTGTCCAGATACAACTATAGCAGAGGAAATGGTAAAGCGTATTGAGGATATTGGTCGCGAGGGTGACTCCTGTGGCGGCGTAATTGAGTGTGTCGTACGCCGTCCACCCATTGGCTTAGGAATGCCAGTGTTTGACAAACTTGAGGCTGATCTGGCTAAAGGTGTGATGTCTCTACCCGCTACTAAGGGATTTGAGATTGGCTCAGGTTTTGGAGGTAGCCGCTTGCGGGGCAGCCAACACAATGATGCCTTTATTCCTAGCCCAGATGGACAGCTCCTTACGGTTACTAACCACTCGGGCGGTATCCAAGGGGGTATTAGTAATAGTCAGCCAATCACGCTGAGGGTAGCTTTCAAGCCTACAGCAACAATTAGCCAGAAACAGAAAACTATTAACTCAGAGGGCAAGGCAACAATATTAGCCGCAAAAGGTCGCCACGACCCTTGTGTTTTGCCCCGCGCTGTGCCAATGGTAGAGGCAATGGTAGCACTTGTACTAGCAGACCATTTGTTGCGTCACCAGGGACAATGTAGTCTTTGGTGA
- a CDS encoding bifunctional phosphopantothenoylcysteine decarboxylase/phosphopantothenate--cysteine ligase CoaBC, which translates to MRTETIPTLSRRRILVGICGSIAAVKAPLLVSDLVQAGAEVRCLVTHSAARLVSPLALASLSRHRCYQDDDQWLPSEPRPLHIALSEWAELVLVAPLSASSLARWCHGLADGLLASTLLACDRPIVAAPAMNTSMWENLTVRSNWSTLLKEPHVLGIPPGLGLLACDRIGDGRMVHPELLLLAVASALHQWNGKDSLKKDWSGHHLLVTAGPTSESLDPVRVIRNRSSGRMGVLLAQVARFRGASVDLIHGPLRVPAAWLEGLTLHAVETAVAMGVALQTLQPAANALALAAAVADLRPASGPTNSKLSKQKLLERMRIGGDVFWEPVPDLLAAVMARRCNGQVVLGFAALTGSDTEMIEQGVEKRVEKGCDLLMVNPVDRPGQGLEEDSNGGWLLGPSGQIETIPVVDKLVLAHQLLDRLFALQTVVSARSYPAN; encoded by the coding sequence ATGAGGACTGAGACAATTCCTACGTTAAGCAGACGGCGCATTCTCGTTGGTATTTGCGGTAGTATTGCAGCAGTTAAAGCACCTCTTCTAGTTAGTGATCTTGTTCAGGCTGGCGCAGAGGTGCGCTGTCTCGTAACACATAGCGCCGCCCGCCTGGTGAGCCCATTAGCTCTAGCCAGCCTTAGTAGACACCGCTGTTACCAGGACGATGACCAGTGGCTGCCTAGTGAACCTCGCCCACTACACATAGCACTATCGGAGTGGGCTGAGCTTGTATTGGTTGCGCCCTTAAGCGCTAGCAGTCTAGCCAGATGGTGCCATGGACTAGCTGATGGACTGCTCGCTAGTACCCTGCTTGCCTGCGACCGACCGATAGTGGCTGCACCTGCTATGAACACTAGCATGTGGGAGAATTTGACCGTTCGTAGCAACTGGAGCACTCTGCTCAAAGAACCCCATGTATTGGGTATACCACCTGGTTTAGGCCTGCTTGCGTGTGATCGCATAGGTGATGGACGTATGGTGCACCCTGAACTATTGCTACTAGCTGTTGCTAGTGCTCTACATCAGTGGAATGGCAAAGATAGCCTGAAGAAAGACTGGTCTGGGCACCATTTGCTTGTAACAGCTGGACCGACAAGCGAGTCCCTAGATCCAGTTCGTGTGATCAGGAACCGCAGTAGTGGGCGTATGGGTGTGTTGCTTGCCCAGGTAGCACGTTTCCGCGGAGCCTCGGTAGATCTTATTCACGGTCCTTTAAGAGTTCCCGCTGCCTGGCTTGAGGGTCTTACACTACACGCAGTCGAGACAGCAGTGGCAATGGGGGTAGCTTTACAGACACTTCAGCCCGCGGCTAATGCTCTCGCACTTGCCGCCGCTGTAGCAGATCTACGCCCAGCAAGCGGTCCTACTAACTCTAAACTGTCTAAGCAAAAATTACTTGAGAGGATGAGGATAGGGGGTGATGTATTTTGGGAGCCAGTCCCAGATCTACTTGCTGCAGTTATGGCCCGGCGGTGTAATGGGCAGGTAGTACTCGGTTTCGCTGCCCTCACAGGATCGGATACAGAGATGATTGAGCAGGGAGTTGAGAAAAGAGTAGAGAAAGGTTGTGACCTGCTTATGGTCAATCCAGTAGATCGACCAGGGCAGGGCCTTGAAGAAGATAGCAATGGTGGCTGGTTGCTCGGCCCGTCAGGCCAAATTGAGACTATTCCAGTTGTAGATAAACTTGTGCTGGCACACCAGCTCCTCGACCGGCTTTTTGCCCTTCAAACAGTCGTATCTGCTAGATCTTACCCAGCAAATTGA
- a CDS encoding aldolase, whose amino-acid sequence MFGLLNTSDNHFYPSRCYQPGSASLITSLQKQPLLVVLRPDAEVFYPGCHAGATASGFPLSWVKLLDDLNNTGIRHLELAWRPDSGWVNSIKILKSHWPDFSLGATSVCCADAVRDAVQAGLTYATSPFLDDSLQKLAYQLGLLLVPGVLSPTEIHQAIQLGCNLVKLFPASIVGPRYWRYLHAPLKPLPAVIAAGGLKVSDLDNWLGAGHNAVALGQSLLIDGGIDPSLYKWISQHA is encoded by the coding sequence ATGTTCGGGTTGCTGAATACGTCTGATAACCATTTTTACCCTAGCAGATGCTATCAACCAGGATCCGCCTCATTAATTACTTCGCTTCAGAAACAGCCTCTGCTGGTGGTTCTACGACCTGATGCTGAGGTGTTTTATCCAGGCTGTCATGCTGGAGCTACAGCTTCAGGATTTCCACTAAGCTGGGTCAAACTTCTAGATGACCTAAATAATACTGGCATACGACATCTTGAGCTAGCCTGGAGGCCGGATTCTGGTTGGGTCAACTCTATTAAGATTCTGAAGAGTCACTGGCCTGACTTTTCACTTGGAGCCACATCTGTATGCTGCGCGGACGCAGTCCGTGATGCAGTTCAAGCTGGTCTAACTTACGCCACATCTCCCTTTCTTGATGACTCTTTGCAGAAGCTAGCTTACCAACTTGGCTTACTTCTTGTGCCAGGGGTTCTTTCTCCAACAGAGATTCACCAGGCTATCCAACTAGGCTGTAATCTGGTAAAGCTATTTCCTGCATCTATAGTTGGACCACGCTATTGGAGATATCTACATGCACCATTAAAACCACTACCTGCTGTGATTGCTGCGGGTGGTCTCAAAGTCTCAGACTTAGATAACTGGCTTGGTGCTGGCCATAATGCAGTTGCACTCGGTCAATCACTACTTATTGATGGGGGGATAGACCCATCACTTTACAAGTGGATCTCGCAACACGCTTAG
- a CDS encoding ATP-dependent metallopeptidase FtsH/Yme1/Tma family protein: protein MNKRWRKVGLYVLLVVAVIAVGTAFLDRPDPSVTAQTLRYSDFIEAVQEDQVSRVLISPDRGTAQVIENDGRRAEVNLAPDRDLLKLLTDHNVDIAVQPTRRPGAWQQAAGSLIFPLLLLGGLFFLFRRAQGGGGNMAMNFGKSKARVQMEPSTQVTFGDVAGIEGAKLELTEVVDFLKNPDRFTAVGAKIPKGVLLVGPPGTGKTLLAKAVAGEAGVPFFSISGSEFVEMFVGVGASRVRDLFEQAKKNAPCIVFIDEIDAVGRQRGAGLGGGNDEREQTLNQLLTEMDGFEGNSGVIIVAATNRPDVLDAALMRPGRFDRQVVVDRPDYAGRLQILKVHARGKTLSKDVDLDKVARRTPGYTGADLSNLLNEAAILAARRELNEVSNDEISDAIERIMAGPEKKDRVMSDRRKRLVAYHEAGHALVGAVMPDYDPVQKISIIPRGQAGGLTFFTPSEERMESGLYSRTYLQNQMAVALGGRVAEEIVYGADEVTTGASNDLQQVAQVARQMVTRFGMSDRLGPIALGRSQGGMFLGRDIAAERDFSEDTAAMIDAEVSNLVEVAYQRATRALTDNRSVLDELAEMLVERETVDAEDLQELLIRRDVRVAEYV, encoded by the coding sequence TTGAACAAGCGCTGGCGAAAAGTCGGACTCTATGTCCTTCTCGTGGTGGCCGTGATCGCCGTTGGCACCGCGTTCCTAGACCGTCCTGATCCATCAGTCACAGCTCAGACACTTCGCTATAGCGACTTCATCGAAGCTGTACAAGAAGACCAGGTTAGCCGAGTATTAATTTCTCCAGACCGTGGTACAGCCCAGGTCATCGAGAATGACGGTCGCAGAGCGGAAGTAAACCTAGCTCCAGACCGTGATCTTCTTAAGCTTCTCACTGACCACAACGTCGATATAGCAGTGCAGCCTACGCGGCGTCCTGGTGCTTGGCAGCAAGCGGCAGGCAGCCTTATTTTCCCACTACTTCTTCTCGGTGGTCTCTTCTTCCTATTCCGAAGGGCTCAAGGTGGTGGTGGCAATATGGCAATGAATTTTGGCAAAAGTAAGGCTCGGGTTCAGATGGAACCTTCTACACAAGTCACTTTTGGCGATGTTGCAGGGATTGAAGGAGCAAAGCTTGAACTTACAGAGGTTGTCGACTTTCTAAAAAATCCTGACCGCTTTACAGCTGTTGGTGCCAAGATTCCTAAAGGAGTCCTTTTAGTAGGTCCCCCCGGCACGGGCAAGACACTGCTTGCTAAAGCTGTTGCTGGTGAGGCAGGAGTCCCATTCTTCTCGATTTCAGGTTCTGAATTCGTTGAGATGTTTGTCGGTGTTGGAGCTAGTCGTGTACGCGACTTATTCGAGCAGGCTAAGAAAAATGCTCCCTGCATAGTTTTCATCGACGAGATTGATGCTGTTGGGCGTCAGCGCGGCGCTGGGCTAGGTGGTGGTAATGATGAACGTGAACAGACCCTGAATCAGCTGCTCACAGAGATGGACGGTTTTGAAGGAAATAGTGGTGTAATTATTGTCGCTGCTACCAACCGCCCAGACGTACTCGATGCAGCTTTGATGCGTCCCGGCCGCTTCGACCGTCAAGTTGTCGTCGACCGTCCTGACTATGCTGGCAGACTCCAAATACTAAAAGTTCACGCTCGTGGCAAGACTTTGTCTAAGGATGTCGACCTGGATAAGGTTGCTCGCCGTACACCTGGTTACACTGGGGCTGATCTATCAAACCTTCTAAACGAGGCCGCAATATTAGCAGCCCGCCGCGAGCTGAACGAGGTTAGCAACGACGAAATCAGTGATGCTATAGAGCGGATTATGGCAGGTCCTGAGAAAAAAGACCGTGTCATGAGTGATCGCCGCAAGCGTCTAGTGGCTTACCACGAAGCTGGTCACGCTCTTGTCGGGGCAGTTATGCCTGACTATGACCCTGTCCAGAAAATTTCAATCATTCCGCGCGGTCAAGCTGGTGGCCTTACTTTCTTCACACCTAGTGAAGAGCGGATGGAATCGGGCCTCTATTCTCGTACTTACCTACAGAACCAAATGGCTGTTGCACTTGGAGGACGAGTTGCCGAAGAAATTGTCTATGGAGCTGATGAGGTAACTACCGGTGCCTCTAATGATTTACAGCAGGTAGCACAAGTTGCTCGCCAGATGGTTACCCGCTTCGGAATGAGTGACCGATTGGGCCCTATTGCTCTTGGCCGTTCTCAAGGAGGCATGTTTCTCGGTCGTGATATAGCAGCAGAACGTGATTTCTCTGAAGACACAGCAGCAATGATTGACGCTGAAGTTTCCAACCTGGTTGAGGTTGCTTATCAACGTGCCACTCGTGCACTTACTGATAATCGCTCAGTTCTCGACGAGCTTGCCGAGATGCTCGTAGAGCGTGAAACTGTAGATGCTGAGGACTTGCAGGAACTCCTGATCCGCCGTGATGTTCGGGTTGCTGAATACGTCTGA
- a CDS encoding transporter has product MVFISPTPVHLEERRNLTFLVLTGLFLGTLSMLNVLGLTRFLKLGEIFSWPIVVAVGALPYPVTFLCTDLISELWGERRASQVVWVGLLLNGWITLILWLGGILPAMPGRSSQTFYEIQQLAFGSVGASMAAYLTAQFIDVRLFHFWKRLTKGKALWLRNNGSTLISQLIDTTAVVLISHFATHVLPIYAEKPVLTQLLSFIAGGYLFKVLAALVDTLPFYILTAWLRHWLQIPVEGTEAS; this is encoded by the coding sequence ATGGTTTTTATTTCTCCTACACCAGTACATCTCGAGGAAAGGCGAAACCTAACGTTCCTTGTGCTTACTGGATTGTTCTTAGGAACACTCAGTATGCTGAATGTTCTTGGTCTAACACGCTTCCTGAAGCTAGGAGAAATCTTCAGCTGGCCAATTGTGGTAGCTGTGGGTGCTCTTCCCTACCCAGTCACTTTTCTTTGTACTGACCTTATTAGCGAACTATGGGGCGAGAGACGAGCCTCCCAGGTTGTTTGGGTTGGCCTTTTACTTAATGGCTGGATAACTCTCATTCTATGGCTAGGAGGTATCTTGCCAGCTATGCCTGGACGGTCAAGTCAGACTTTTTATGAGATTCAGCAGCTAGCATTTGGCTCGGTAGGCGCGTCAATGGCAGCATATCTCACTGCCCAGTTCATCGACGTCAGACTATTCCATTTCTGGAAACGTCTCACTAAGGGCAAAGCCTTGTGGTTACGTAACAATGGCTCAACTCTCATTAGTCAACTTATCGACACTACTGCAGTTGTACTGATCAGTCACTTCGCTACCCATGTACTGCCGATATATGCTGAAAAACCCGTGCTTACGCAGCTACTGTCCTTCATCGCTGGTGGCTATTTATTTAAAGTCCTGGCTGCTCTGGTAGATACTTTGCCTTTCTACATTTTAACAGCTTGGCTGCGACACTGGCTACAAATACCCGTAGAAGGCACTGAGGCCAGTTAA
- a CDS encoding photosystem II manganese-stabilizing polypeptide yields the protein MSRDHPADPFCGVSYMRIRLLLSSMLAFCLIAITVCSTEVQAIDRSSITYDDIRNTGQANDCPTLPESARGSIELVAGGSYQLREMCLHPEQVYIKGEPASKRQEAKFVEGKILTRYTSSLDQVYGSLTVNDDGLSFAEEGGIDFQPITVLTPGAEEYPFTFSSKNLRATATGDSITTSTDFEGTYRTPSYRTSNFIDPKGRALTTGVDYAQGLIALGGDDAELATENVKRYIDGTGLMNLSITRVDPETGEFAGVFTAVQPSDSDMGGREPVDVKIIGDLYGRLEQG from the coding sequence ATGAGTCGGGATCATCCCGCCGATCCGTTCTGCGGCGTTTCTTACATGCGCATTCGTCTCCTGCTCTCCTCAATGCTGGCGTTCTGCCTCATTGCAATTACCGTCTGCAGTACCGAGGTGCAGGCGATTGACCGTTCCAGCATCACGTATGACGACATCCGGAACACTGGTCAGGCAAATGATTGCCCAACCTTACCAGAGTCTGCCCGAGGCTCAATCGAACTTGTTGCTGGTGGCAGTTATCAGTTGCGTGAGATGTGTCTTCATCCTGAACAAGTCTATATTAAAGGCGAGCCAGCAAGCAAACGACAAGAAGCCAAATTTGTTGAGGGTAAAATCCTGACTCGTTATACATCTAGCTTAGACCAGGTCTACGGATCTTTGACAGTGAATGATGATGGTCTTAGCTTTGCTGAAGAGGGAGGTATTGACTTCCAGCCAATCACAGTTCTAACACCTGGAGCCGAAGAATATCCTTTCACTTTCTCGAGCAAGAACCTTAGGGCTACAGCCACTGGTGACTCTATTACCACCAGTACCGATTTTGAAGGCACTTATAGGACACCTAGCTATCGCACAAGTAATTTCATCGATCCCAAAGGTCGTGCACTCACGACTGGAGTTGACTATGCACAGGGTCTCATTGCTTTAGGTGGTGATGATGCAGAGTTAGCTACCGAAAACGTGAAGCGCTACATCGATGGTACTGGCTTGATGAACTTGTCAATTACGCGGGTCGACCCAGAGACTGGCGAGTTTGCCGGCGTTTTTACAGCTGTCCAACCATCTGACTCAGATATGGGTGGACGTGAACCAGTCGACGTGAAAATTATTGGTGATTTGTACGGACGCCTCGAGCAAGGTTAA
- a CDS encoding aspartate carbamoyltransferase catalytic subunit, with amino-acid sequence MSGWSHRHVFDLATFSREDYASVLELAHRFRALPISGARRLPALQGRLVTTLFFEASTRTRSSFELAARRLSAGVQSFTASNSSLSKGETILDTAYTYAAMGTDVFVVRHQSPGVPQQLAESLERVGKPAAVLNAGDGFHSHPSQGLLDLYTLAHYFNPRCPSPEVLRGRRILIVGDILHSRVARSNLWALTACGADVVLCGPPSLLPDAFTDFVEAPPPGQPYDPIPKRGHVYICRNLDTCLPEVDAVMTLRLQHERMARHCFSTAERYCRDYGLSHERLRFCRNGSIPVLHPGPVNRGVEMTGELLEDFSICLVREQVRNGVLIRMALLYLMAAIDSSTLV; translated from the coding sequence ATGAGTGGCTGGTCACATCGACATGTTTTTGATTTAGCAACTTTTTCTAGGGAAGATTACGCTTCTGTCCTAGAATTAGCACACCGTTTCCGTGCACTCCCTATTAGCGGAGCCCGTAGGCTGCCCGCCCTGCAGGGACGTTTGGTAACCACACTCTTCTTTGAAGCCAGCACCCGCACAAGAAGTAGCTTTGAGCTAGCAGCACGGCGCCTCTCAGCAGGAGTACAGAGTTTCACTGCTAGTAATAGCTCTCTCAGCAAAGGAGAAACAATCTTAGATACGGCCTACACTTATGCAGCTATGGGTACTGATGTATTTGTAGTTCGGCATCAATCTCCTGGTGTACCACAGCAGCTTGCCGAGTCATTAGAACGAGTAGGTAAACCTGCGGCTGTACTCAATGCTGGTGATGGTTTTCACAGTCACCCCAGTCAAGGGCTATTAGATCTCTATACACTCGCTCATTACTTCAATCCAAGATGTCCGTCACCTGAGGTTTTACGCGGACGCCGTATCCTGATTGTTGGAGATATACTCCATTCTAGAGTAGCACGCTCCAATCTCTGGGCACTCACTGCATGTGGTGCTGACGTTGTGTTATGCGGACCACCAAGTCTCCTGCCAGATGCTTTCACTGATTTTGTGGAGGCACCACCTCCAGGCCAACCATATGATCCTATCCCCAAACGCGGTCATGTATATATCTGCCGCAACCTAGATACCTGTCTTCCTGAAGTCGATGCTGTGATGACGCTACGTCTGCAACATGAACGCATGGCGCGGCATTGCTTTAGTACTGCCGAGCGTTACTGCCGGGATTATGGTCTTAGTCACGAACGGCTGCGCTTTTGCCGCAATGGCAGCATACCTGTGCTTCACCCCGGACCAGTGAACCGCGGGGTAGAAATGACTGGGGAGTTACTGGAAGACTTCTCCATTTGCCTGGTCAGAGAGCAGGTGCGAAACGGCGTACTAATTCGCATGGCCTTGCTTTATCTGATGGCAGCCATAGACTCATCTACACTGGTTTAG